CTTATCTTATTTACATATTCTACGCCATTTTTTTCTCCTGCCCATATACCAAAACTTCTATCAACTCCGCTCTCCTTAAATTTATTGATAATTATCTTGCCCCTCTTATCCACCTCTAATATCAACTTATCACCCTTATTGATAGCCGATTTTTCCCTTCTATCATAAGGAATTTGAATCTGATAGTCTTTCTCTACAGTTACAACACTCATTTCAAAAATATTCTACCAAAAGATTTCATCCATTTGCAATAAAAGTGATTTTGAAATTTCGATTATCATTTGGATAAAAAAAGACCATATATAGAAATGGGAAGTGGGAAGTAAATGTTTCTTATTAAACCCTTGTCTTAATTCTTCATTCTTTTTCATCTTTCACTTTTTACTTCTCACTTATTTCATTGCTTTCTTTAAATATTAGCTAAACACGTACAAAATAATTGTATGTTTATCTTTTTTTAACAAAGAAGCTCAATTGTATATTTAGCTTTAGTTAAACACATATAATCTTTAAACCCTATTCTCATCACCATAATCCGTGATGAGCCAAGAATATATTAAAGGGCTTTATGAAGAAATCTCTAATAAGGTCAATATGTTTCTTAATATCAGACATTTTAAAGATCATTTAGAAGAAAGGCATCATCTTAAGCTATCCTACGAGACATGTAACTATTCACCCTATAGGGAAATAAGGAATGTATATGTTTAGATAATGTTAAGGAAAATAATGAAGCCAAAGAATAAAAATCCCAATGTCCAAATCCCAATGACAAATGAAATCCCAATGTCCAAATCCCAATAATTTGAAATGATATTGGACATTGGAAATTGGACATTTTTTTGACATTTGAACTTGGGATTTGGGATTTATTATAGAATGGATGAATTTTAAAACAGCCAAACATATAAAATACGATATACTGAATAGTTACCGAGACATTAAGAAAGATTCTTATTGAATACAAGCTACATCAACCAAAGAAGAAAAAGAAGGTTTATAGAAGACGAAGAAGGATGCCCAGCGCTGGAATGCTTGTTCAGATGGATTCCTCTTTAGCATCAATGGATTTCATCCATTCCAGTGAAATGGTGGCTTACAGCCGCTGTAGATGATGCAACAGGTGAAATTTTATTTGCTAAATTCTATCCATCTGATGGGGTATTCAGCAATATGGAGGCAATAAGAAGTATTGTTGAGCCTAAAGGAATATTCTATGCATCCCTGCGGACAAAGCTTCACATTTCAAAACCACAAGATATGGAGGATTGCATGTAGATGTTGCTGTTGAACAAGAAGATACCCATATACAAAGAGCCTTAAAGGAGCTAAGGTGAAGCAAATAGATTCCTCAAGGAAGAATTTATCCCTTACTACAACAAGAAGTTTGCTAAAACAGAAGGAATTGATGGTGTCTTTAAACCCATTCTTTCTGGATGTAATCTTGACCTTGTATTCTGTAAGAGATTTGAAAGAAAGGTCAACAATGACAATACAATCAAGTTACGAGAAAGATATAATCCAACTTCCTCCCTCTGATTTTTGCTTCGCTTCGCTCGCAAGATACTTCGTATTTCAAAATTTCCCTTGCAGGATGTGTGGTTGAGATCTAAAGTTCTTGGTAATGGGAAGGTTTATATTCTTTATAAAGGGAAGGTTATTCATAAAACTTATTTAGCAAAGAAGGGGAGAGTTAATGGGTTTTATAGAGAAATTGAAGAGTTTTTAAGTCAAAGGGAATATGAAGAAATTTTAAGCTTAAAATTTTAACATATTTAGTAGTAATTAAATTTAACATTGACAAAGTAGCAACAACTGTATATTGCAACAATTTATGCAAGATACTATAAAGCAAAAAGACATTATTTAACTTTTAATGTTCCAATGCACTACTAACCAAAAAGTTTGCAAACCATTTTTGGTTTTAGAAAAACCAATTTTATTTCAGTATAATCTCTTGTTCCCGGCCCTCACTTCGTTTGGGCTTCAAATTCCATCTTTCTCTCATCCCGTTTTTATTCCCAACCTTAACTTCACCTTCGCTATCCTATTTTCATTCCCAATCGGAGAGGCTGGGATTTGAACCCAGGATACAAGATCTACCCGTATAACTGCTTAGCAGGCAGCCCCATTCGACCACTCTGGCACCTCTCCATATATCATTTAGGAATTAGGATTTAGAAATTTAGGATTTAAATCCTAAATCCCAAATCGTAAATTCTAAATTCCTAAAATGGAAGGTCTTCTTCAGGAGGAAGGGGCATTTCTTCCTCAACAATTTCTCCCTCAGAGGGTTTTCCTGAGAGAAATTGAACCGTCAATCCTACTATTTCAACTGTTGATCTTTTCTGACCATCAGATGTCTCCCATGAGCGTTGACGAAGCCTTCCATCAACAAAAACAGGAGAGCCTTTCTTAAGGTATTGATTGCAATTCTCTGCCTGTTTTCCCCAAACAACAACGGGTATAAAGCTTGTCTCATCCTTTGCCTCACCCTGAAGGGTGTACTTTCTGTTGACAGCGACGGTAAAGCTTGTAACAGCTGTTCCAGACGGAATGTATTTTAGCTCAGGATCCCTTGTCAAATTCCCCATAATTATTGCCCTTGAATATCCTCTCATTCTTCCTTCACCTCCACCTTATTCTCTTTTTCCTCTTCCTTTGGAAGGGGATTTTTTCTTTTTGTAACAAGAAACCTCAAAACATCTTCTGAAACCCTTAAAACCTCTGATATTGAAAAGATAGACTCTGGCTTTACAGAAAATCTTATAAGCAAATAAAACCCTTCTAAACACTTCTTGATTGGATAGCTAAGGGTTCTCACCCCCCATTCATCAATATGCTCAATAAAACCGCTGTTTTCGTTAATAATTTTAGTAATTTCAGCGGTAATTTTTTCCCTCTTCCCCCCTTTTTCATCAAAAACAATCATTAAATCATAAAATTTCTTATCCATAAAAACATTATACAAAATAATTCCTTTTAAGTCAAGATTGACAGATTAAAGCAATTATGTATATCCTATTAACCTAATGCTTTTGGATAAAATCATAGGTCAAAACGAAGCAATATCCTCTTTAAAAAGCCTTTTAAAAAGAAGGGACATTCCTTCTTTAATCTTTTATGGAAAAAGGGGAATAGGAAAGAAAATGGCAGCAATTGCCTTTGCAGGAGCTATAAATTGTGATAATGGTGGCTGTGGCTCTTGCAATTCCTGCTTAAGCCTTAAAAAACATCCAGATATAAGGGAAATAACGGATGATAATGGCTATATAAAGATTGATACAATAAGGGATATAATAAAAGAGGCAAGCCTTAAGCCGAGCTATAAAAAGAGGGTTTATGTAATTGACAATGCCCATTTTCTTACCCCCGAGGCATCATCTTGTCTCCTTAAAACATTGGAAGAGGGATGTCAATTGTTTATTTTAATTACAAGCTCAATAAATAGCCTCCTTCCAACAATTAGGTCTCGGTGTTTTAAAATAAGGTTTAAGCCACTTTCTTTAAATTCCTTTAAATCCCTCGGTATTGAGGATGAGATCTTGGCTGAAATGTCAGGAGGAAGTATGGAAAGGGCATTAAACTATAGCAAGATAGAAAAAGAAAAGAAAGCCATTTCATTATGGGTATCTTCTTTTAAAACAAAACCTAAATTTCTTTTGATAGAGGAGCTTGTTAAGATGGATGAAAGATTTCCAGCTACATTAGACCTCCTCCTTTTTCTTTTTAAGAAAAATGGCTTTTATTTTATGATGGATGAGGTTTTAAGGGCAAAAGAATCTCTAAAAGCAAATGTGAATAAAAGGCTTGCTTTAGAAAAAATGGTTTTGAAGATAACAAATGATTAAAGAGGTAGTTGGAATAAGATTTCCAAAGGATCCTAGGATAAATTATTGCGATTGCGGAGAGCTTTCAATTAAATTGGGTGAAAGCTACCTTGTTGAAATGGAAGGATATTGCGATATAGGTGTAAGTGTTGAAGTGCCAAAGGTTTTAGATGAGCAGAAAATAAAAGAGCATATTCCAAGGATTATTAAAAAAGCATCAGAAGAAGACCTTGAGAAGCAAAAAGCAAATAAAGAAAAAGAGGAGGCATCCAAAAAGATTTTTATAGAGAAGATAAACAGCCATAGCCTTAATATGAAGTTTATAGATGTCCACCTTTCTTTGGATGAAAAAAAATACACATTTTATTTTAGTGCAAGCGAGAGGGTTGATTTTAGAGAGCTTGTTAAAGACTTCGCAAGTTCTTTACGAGCCAGGATTGAGCTTTATCAAATAGGGATAAAGGAGGAGGTGAGGCTCTTTGGAGGCTTTTCCT
This is a stretch of genomic DNA from bacterium. It encodes these proteins:
- a CDS encoding AbrB/MazE/SpoVT family DNA-binding domain-containing protein: MSVVTVEKDYQIQIPYDRREKSAINKGDKLILEVDKRGKIIINKFKESGVDRSFGIWAGEKNGVEYVNKI
- the ssb gene encoding single-stranded DNA-binding protein, encoding MRGYSRAIIMGNLTRDPELKYIPSGTAVTSFTVAVNRKYTLQGEAKDETSFIPVVVWGKQAENCNQYLKKGSPVFVDGRLRQRSWETSDGQKRSTVEIVGLTVQFLSGKPSEGEIVEEEMPLPPEEDLPF
- the rpsF gene encoding 30S ribosomal protein S6; the encoded protein is MDKKFYDLMIVFDEKGGKREKITAEITKIINENSGFIEHIDEWGVRTLSYPIKKCLEGFYLLIRFSVKPESIFSISEVLRVSEDVLRFLVTKRKNPLPKEEEKENKVEVKEE
- the ricT gene encoding regulatory iron-sulfur-containing complex subunit RicT produces the protein MIKEVVGIRFPKDPRINYCDCGELSIKLGESYLVEMEGYCDIGVSVEVPKVLDEQKIKEHIPRIIKKASEEDLEKQKANKEKEEASKKIFIEKINSHSLNMKFIDVHLSLDEKKYTFYFSASERVDFRELVKDFASSLRARIELYQIGIKEEVRLFGGFSWCGREVCCSKFSKDTSPVNLKVIREQNLSMSFSKITGVCGRFMCCLSFEYEFYKEFRKRAPKEGSSYKTNEGVGIVEEVCPISSSIKVKLEDERIIEVPIK